In Candidatus Manganitrophus noduliformans, the genomic stretch AGCGCGGGGAAGAGGGCCCGCAAGGTCTCTTGGTCGCCCGTCACTCTTTCATAACGATCGATCGCATGAAAATACCAGAAGGTCGCATCGACAGTATGGTAGAGGGCGGTCCGCATCCCCTCCGGAAAGAGATTCGGCAGCAGGCCGTCTTTCAGATAATGCGAGAAGGTCCGGAGGATCGCACCCGCCTCCCGGTGGCGCCCGGTGCAGAGGGTCAGCCCCTCCAGGCTGATCATCGTATCCCGCCCCCAATCGGTGAACCAATGATATCCCGCGATGACGGTCCGCACCTGATCTCCCGAGGCCCGCGCCAGAGCGTGCTCTTCGAGGCGGCTTCCCGGAAGGACGATGAATTGATCGGCCGCAAGAGCGAGCTGCGCCGTCAGCCCGCTGCGGGCCGCCGAGGGCGCCAGCGCCAGGAGCTTCTCGTGGCGGCGCCGTTCCGCCTCGAAAACGGCGGCGGGCGGAAGATCGAGCAGCTCCCAGGGCTCGGTGCTGGCGACCAGCGCCACCGGCTCTCCCGGAAAGAGCTCCACGGTAAAATAACCGGGGCTATGAAGCTCCGCCAGATGATCGTGCCCCCGGTCCCGTTCCACCCGATAGAGGAGCGGCCCGCTGCTTTTCTCTTCGAAAGTGAACGCCCGCCCGCTCGGCCGAAGACAGAGCTTCAAGCTCGGCGCCTCTTCCAGCAAATTAAATTCGCAGCAGCCCTGAAAGACCCGCACCGGGATCGGCCACTTTAGATCGTCCCGCAGCGGGCCGTCATGGCCACGAAAGGTGACATACGGGCGGAGGTTCATCCGGACCGGCTTCGTTCCTTCCAGACGGTAGACGACATAGACGGTGTTTTGGCTGTACGGCATGATGATCCGTTTTTCGAGAAAGCCGTCGCCGAGATCGAACCGCCAGGTCGGAACCATCCACTCCAGCCGGAACGCTTTGAGATAGCGATGGCTCTCTCCTTCCATCGTTTCATCGGCCCGCTCCGCCCCCCCGAACAGAACGGTCCGATCGGGGAAAACGATCTCCTCATCGAGCCGGGGGAGAAAGACGGTTCTCCCCCGCCGCGGAAGATTCGGGACGAAATGGGCGTGGTAGCGGCGGGTTGGGATGCCGAGGAGGGTGCCGGAGGCATACCCGCCGAGCCCGTTGGTCGCCAGCCATTCGCGCGTCCGGAGAAACTCCGGATCTTGCGCTCGGTTCCAGGGGAAGGTCAGAATCGGTTCGTTCATGGATCGCCCTCTGAAGCGAATTGCGCTGAAAGTTCGGTTAGGCGGGAACCGCCGAGAGAAAAACTGCCGATCCGCCGGGGAGTCGCCAGCCGTCCGGGCCGTAGGGATGAACCGCCCCCGGGCCGCCGTAGCGCGGATCTTCGCTCGACCAGACCAGCCGCCACGCGCCCCCCTTCACCGGCGCCAGGAGCGGCTCCGGGGCCGGCCGCAGATCGAGGTCCGGTCCAAGATTGACGACCAACAAGCGATCGTCCCCCTCCTTCCCGAAGAACCGCAGGACGAAGGCCCGCGGTCCCAGGACCGCGCCGTCGATCCCCTCCCGCGACTGCAAAGCGAGAATCGGATCTTCCCGGCGCAATGTGAGAAGGTCCTGATGAAGCCGGTAGATCCCGGCGTGTTTCTCCCGCTCGGAGAAGTCGAGCTTCGATTGCAGAAAGGTGGAATCGCGCCGCGGGTCGGGAATCTCCCGCTGCGCCTCCGGCGTCGCGTAACTTGGAAATTGCGCGAGAAATGCCCTCCGTCCTTTGTGAACCTCCGGGGCAAGCGCATCGTTGTGATCGGCGAAGAAGAGAAACGGACTCGACGCGCCGAACTCCTGCCCCATGAAGAGCAGCGGCGTCTCGGGGGGGAGAAGAAGAAGGGCGGTCATCGCCCGGACCCGCGCCGGATGGGTCAATGCGTTTAGCCGCTCTCCCCGGAGATGATTCGCCACCTGGTCGTGATTCTGAATGTAGTGGACAAAGGCGGCGGCCGGCTCCGTCGTCACGCGCGATCCTCTCGGCTTCTTTTGCCAAAGGTAGTGTTGTCCCTGATAGAGAAAACCCCGCTTGACGGCGGAGATGAATTCCTGCGCCTCGCCGCGA encodes the following:
- a CDS encoding amylo-alpha-1,6-glucosidase, producing MNEPILTFPWNRAQDPEFLRTREWLATNGLGGYASGTLLGIPTRRYHAHFVPNLPRRGRTVFLPRLDEEIVFPDRTVLFGGAERADETMEGESHRYLKAFRLEWMVPTWRFDLGDGFLEKRIIMPYSQNTVYVVYRLEGTKPVRMNLRPYVTFRGHDGPLRDDLKWPIPVRVFQGCCEFNLLEEAPSLKLCLRPSGRAFTFEEKSSGPLLYRVERDRGHDHLAELHSPGYFTVELFPGEPVALVASTEPWELLDLPPAAVFEAERRRHEKLLALAPSAARSGLTAQLALAADQFIVLPGSRLEEHALARASGDQVRTVIAGYHWFTDWGRDTMISLEGLTLCTGRHREAGAILRTFSHYLKDGLLPNLFPEGMRTALYHTVDATFWYFHAIDRYERVTGDQETLRALFPALKSVIAQHLKGTRFGIGVDPNDGLIRQGAPGLQLTWMDAKVGDWVVTPRRGKPVEIEALWYNALRLMALWAGEMGEPSQEYAELADRAYQSFNARFWYEPGRHLYDVIDGENGDDPSLRPNQIFAISLRFPVLVKERWRPVIDIVTERLLTPVGLRTLDPAHKDYRPRYFGDLRARDAAYHQGTVWAWLIGPFFDAWRKVHGDGPRAEALLKGFESHLYDNGIGTISEIFDAEPPHTGRGCIAQAWSVAEVFRAMVESKTADGLPPPKES